One Hordeum vulgare subsp. vulgare chromosome 4H, MorexV3_pseudomolecules_assembly, whole genome shotgun sequence DNA window includes the following coding sequences:
- the LOC123446316 gene encoding pentatricopeptide repeat-containing protein At1g09190-like, translated as MPSTAAASEPSPSPPHAVTTPDGWHPRTTERRLLHLLHHSSRARRRPLELLAFAVRHCLHSSPPSPHHHFLAALLLLSSPPPPALSLLSLLPPEPPPPLPLLNAALKSLCASSPPLAFRLLSSLRRLHAPDRLSFLPLLGPTSSLPLLSAFHGLLLRLGFLSHHAISLALLRPYRLPHVRILFDEMPQQRKCTIAYNTLITAYVKAKDIFTARHLFDEMQRFKRSRRSMVSWNAMISGCTWCGRDDMAVRYFQDMVREGKVAPDDGTLAAVLPACGRIGNAGAGRWAHEYACKKGILDISVHVANAVVDMYCKCGVVNSAREVFEGMQQRSVVSWNTMISGFSLNGQGIKGIELFRQMVRSGGEPNSVTFLGVLGCCAHAGAVDTGQLIFQTMQSEHGIEAGIEHYGCMVDLLGRSGLLEEAHALIQGMRMSPNSAIWGSLLSACRAHAGLGIAEVALKELISLEPWNSGNYMLLANLYAETQRWDEAGDVRKLMRRMSVQKAPGQSLIEEPSSSWQIHDHIVT; from the coding sequence ATgccgtccaccgccgccgcaaGCGAGCCCTCCCCGTCGCCCCCCCACGCCGTGACCACCCCCGACGGGTGGCACCCTCGCACAACGGAGCGCCGCCTGCTCCATCTCCTGCATCACTCCTCCCGCGCCCGGCGACGCCCGCTCGAGCTCCTCGCCTTCGCCGTCCGCCATTGCCTGCattcctccccgccctccccacacCACCATTTCCTcgccgcgctcctcctcctctcctcccctccGCCTCCCGCTCTCTCTCTTCTCAGCCTCCTCCCTCCTGAACCTCCGCCTCCCCTCCCACTCCTCAACGCCGCCCTCAAGTCCCTCTGCGCCTCATCTCCACCCCTCGCGTTCCGCCTCCTGTCCTCCCTTCGCCGCCTTCATGCCCCTGATCGCCTGTCCTTTCTCCCGCTGCTCGGGCCAACCTCCTCGTTGCCGCTTCTCTCAGCCTTCCatggcctcctcctccgcctcggctTCCTCTCCCACCACGCCATCTCCCTCGCCCTCCTCAGGCCATATCGTCTGCCCCACGTACGAATCCTGTTTGACGAAATGCCTCAGCAGAGAAAGTGCACCATCGCCTACAACACACTCATCACCGCCTATGTGAAAGCCAAGGATATTTTCACTGCACGCCATCTGTTTGATGAAATGCAGCGGTTCAAGCGCTCCAGGAGAAGCATGGTTTCCTGGAATGCTATGATCTCAGGGTGTACGTGGTGTGGGAGGGATGACATGGCAGTACGGTATTTCCAAGACATGGTGAGGGAGGGCAAGGTGGCGCCAGATGATGGGACCCTTGCCGCGGTGCTGCCTGCTTGTGGGAGGATAGGGAATGCTGGTGCCGGGAGGTGGGCGCACGAGTATGCATGTAAGAAGGGTATCTTAGACATCTCAGTGCATGTTGCTAACGCGGTGGTGGATATGTATTGCAAGTGTGGCGTTGTGAACAGCGCTAGAGAGGTGTTCGAAGGGATGCAACAGCGGAGTGTGGTGAGCTGGAACACAATGATCTCTGGATTTTCGTTGAATGGGCAAGGGATTAAGGGGATTGAGCTGTTCCGGCAGATGGTGAGGTCTGGTGGGGAGCCTAATTCAGTGACTTTCCTGGGGGTGCTTGGTTGCTGTGCCCATGCTGGGGCAGTAGATACTGGGCAGCTGATCTTCCAGACTATGCAGTCAGAGCATGGGATAGAGGCGGGAATTGAACATTATGGGTGTATGGTAGATTTACTTGGAAGGTCCGGCCTTCTCGAAGAGGCACATGCGCTGATTCAAGGGATGCGAATGAGCCCTAATTCTGCAATATGGGGATCACTTTTAAGCGCCTGCCGTGCCCATGCTGGGCTTGGCATTGCCGAGGTGGCTCTCAAAGAGCTTATTAGTCTGGAACCTTGGAATTCAGGGAACTATATGCTGTTGGCCAATCTTTATGCGGAAACACAACGTTGGGACGAGGCAGGTGATGTGAGGAAACTGATgaggaggatgagtgtgcaaaagGCACCAGGGCAGAGCCTAATTGAAGAACCAAGTTCAAGCTGGCAAATACATGATCACATTGTGACTTAA